A window of Primulina tabacum isolate GXHZ01 chromosome 4, ASM2559414v2, whole genome shotgun sequence contains these coding sequences:
- the LOC142543512 gene encoding ribulose-1,5 bisphosphate carboxylase/oxygenase large subunit N-methyltransferase, chloroplastic-like encodes MNTLLFLSPPASSSIVKTSRETHLTFLKPKPIFQKLNRKRPVFVNSVLSTETDTKIPPAVDIFWQWLKDEGVVSAKTPVKPGVVPEGLGLVATRDISRNEVVLEIPKRFWINEDAVATSAIGSVCSGLKPWIAVALFLLREKYIGEDSKWKFYIDVLPEYTNSTIYWSEEELLEIQGTQLLNTTLGVKEYVQNEFHKLTKEVILTNKQLFPFPMTLDDFFWAFGMLRSRAFSRLRNQNLVVIPFADLINHNARVTTEDHASEVRGPAGLFSWDYLFALRSPLALKAGEQVFIQYDLNKSNADMALDYGFCDSISSRDAFTLTLGISETDDFYADKLDIAEINDLGETAYFDIKYGQPLPTAMLPYLRLVALGGTDAFLLESIFRNSIWGFLELPVSRANEELICQTVCRACESALSGYHTTVEEDEKLKEGGILSPRLQTAVGVRLGEKRVLQQIYDVFKERELELDVLEYYQERRLKDLGLVGEQGDIIFWEPK; translated from the exons ATGAATACTCTCCTTTTTCTCTCCCCGCCAGCATCCTCTTCCATAGTCAAAACTTCAAGAGAAACCCACCTCACTTTCTTGAAACCGAAgcccatttttcaaaaattgaacCGGAAAAGACCAGTCTTTGTAAACTCGGTTCTCTCCACGGAAACCGACACAAAAATCCCACCAGCAGTGGACATTTTCTGGCAATGGTTGAAAGATGAAGGGGTTGTTTCAGCAAAGACTCCGGTTAAGCCAGGCGTTGTGCCTGAAGGGCTGGGACTTGTCGCAACAAGGGATATTTCCAGAAACGAGGTTGTTTTAGAGATTCCCAAGAGGTTTTGGATTAATGAAGATGCTGTGGCGACTTCTGCGATTGGGAGTGTGTGCTCTGGATTGAAACCTTGGATTGCTGTGGCTTTGTTCTTGCTGAGGGAGAAGTATATAGGGGAGGATTCAaagtggaaattttatattgatGTTCTTCCAGAGTACACTAATTCTACAATATATTG GTCAGAAGAGGAGCTTCTCGAAATTCAAG GAACTCAGCTGTTGAATACTACTTTAGGTGTCAAAGAGTATGTTCAGAATGAATTCCATAAATTGACAAAAGAAGTCATTCTTACAAACAAGCAGCTTTTTCCATTTCCCATGACATTGGATGATTTCTTTTGGGCATTTGGAATGCTCAGATCGAGGGCATTTTCACGTCTTCGTAATCAAAATCTTGTAGTTATCCCCTTTGCGGACCTG ATTAACCACAATGCTAGAGTTACTACAGAAGATCATGCCTCGGAGGTTAGAGGACCTGCAGGCCTTTTCTCCTGGGATTACCTGTTTGCGTTGAGGAGTCCGTTAGCACTCAAGGCTGGTGAGCAG GTTTTCATCCAATATGATCTGAATAAGAGTAATGCTGATATGGCTCTGGACTATGGGTTTTGTGACTCAATCTCAAGCCGTGATGCATTCACATTGACGTTGGGAATATCAGAGACTGATGATTTTTATGCTGACAAGTTGGATATAGCTGAGATAAATGATTTAGGGGAAACTGCTTATTTTGACATTAAGTACGGCCAACCTCTTCCAACGGCTATGCTTCCATATCTTCGGCTCGTAGCACTTGGTGGAACGGATGCTTTTCTTCTGGAGTCGATTTTCAGAAACTCCATTTGGGGGTTCCTTGAATTGCCTGTTAGCCGTGCAAATGAAGAGCTAATATGCCAAACTGTTTGCCGAGCATGTGAATCTGCATTATCTGGATATCATACGACCGTTGAAGAG GATGAAAAGCTGAAGGAGGGAGGGATTCTTAGTCCAAGGCTTCAAACTGCAGTTGGTGTAAGATTAGGAGAGAAAAGGGTATTACAACAAATATATGATGTCTTCAAGGAAAGGGAGTTGGAATTAGATGTACTGGAATATTACCAAGAAAGGAGACTTAAAGATCTTGGTCTGGTCGGGGAGCAAGGTGATATAATCTTCTGGGAACCGAAGTAA